The DNA region ATCTCAGGACAAGACAAACTTTCCGGCGCGCGGACCGCTGAGGATCACCTGCCAGCTCCGCTTGTTGTCGAAGTTCTGCCGGGCAAGGAACGTATAGCCGGTGGATTTCCAAGATTTGACCGAGCCCGACAGGTTATCGAGAATGTAGTCCCCGTCGCTGAGACGGGCCATCAGGACTGCGTGATTGTTGCCGCGACGATCGAGCACGACGGTCATGGCGAGCTTGTTCGCCGGAAAGCCCGCATCGATCAGCTGCTTCTTCTTCGCCAGCGCGTAGTCTTCGCAGTCGCCGCGATTGTTGGTCGGCAGCACCCACTGATCCCGCCCCATGTCATGAACCGGACGAACGCGGGCATTGACCGCGCGGTTGACGGAAGCCAGCAGGTTTTTCGCCTCTCCGTCGGCCAGTGTCTTGCCGCCCTTGTTGGCACAGAGCCAGTTGTAGCGTGAGCAGGCGCCGGCAAAGCCCTTCGGCGCCATGATGGAGCGCTGCGCCGGAATGAACGAACCGGCATACCCGGTGGAAGCGGTGGAAACGAGCGTCGCCACACAAAGCGCGGCCGCCAGAAGCTGTTTTTTCATGTCGATCCCCTGTCCCTTGCGGCCATTTGGCCCGCTTGTTGTGGGGATGGTTGTAGCGCGGCACCCGTTCCGGTCCGGTGAAGTCGATCGATAAAAATTTATACAACGCTATTTTTCAAATTTCTTTGGATAGGAATCGACCAAAGGACATAAAAAAATCGCCTAGATTCAGGCAACGAAATAACAAATTATTTCCATCGAGAGTTATATTTCATCGAAGGCAATACAACAGCAAAAAACATCTGTCCTGATCGAAAACAGCCACCATGGGCTGTCAAATTAATAAACGTTTAACCGTTTACCACACGGATTTCATTTTGGTCTTACCCAAAAATGGTCTTTGTCAACAGCTGACGGATCACCTAACAGGGCACATTAGCAATTCATCAACTCTAACAGAGGGTTAACAATATGAAGAAAGTCGGCGTTCTGGTCGCCATCAAGATGGCTGCCCTGCTGGCTGGGACGGCACTGTCGTCCGGACCTGTTTCCGCGCAATCCGTCATCGACTGCAATGTCGTTAAGCCTGGCACTGTCGAGGCGGCCCTCTGTACGCCGACGGCGACCCTACCGAGCGATTTTGTCACCACCATCAATGACCGCGACGGCAGCAAGAACCGTTTGGTGCAGACGGTTGTGAAGCCGACGAAGCCCGGCAGTGAAGTCGAGATCCCGGTCGACGAAACGCCGGTTGACGACGGCAACGAGGAAGACCCGTCTGCTGACACGCCGCCTGTCGACACGCCTCCTGTCGAGACGCCGACATTCCCACCGGCGAAGCCGCCCTTCGAGGTTCCGCCGGCACCCCCTCTCGACCTGCCGACTCCCCCCACCGAGCTTCCGCCGGCACGCCCGGGCGATCCGCCGGTGTCTACGCCGGACCAACCGCAGCAAGAGGAGCCATCGGCGCCAGTCGAACACGGAAAGCCGGATGAAACCGGCCCGAAAGTCGAACACCCAAACAATGGTGCCGACAACAACACCGGAGAA from Rhizobium glycinendophyticum includes:
- a CDS encoding transglutaminase-like cysteine peptidase; translated protein: MKKQLLAAALCVATLVSTASTGYAGSFIPAQRSIMAPKGFAGACSRYNWLCANKGGKTLADGEAKNLLASVNRAVNARVRPVHDMGRDQWVLPTNNRGDCEDYALAKKKQLIDAGFPANKLAMTVVLDRRGNNHAVLMARLSDGDYILDNLSGSVKSWKSTGYTFLARQNFDNKRSWQVILSGPRAGKFVLS